The Sesamum indicum cultivar Zhongzhi No. 13 linkage group LG6, S_indicum_v1.0, whole genome shotgun sequence genomic interval GCCGGCCACCTTGACAGATACTCCTACTGTCAAACATAGTGTGGGCTGGTGGGGAGCTCACTCCAACCCTATTTCAGACCTGAATTGTCTGTATTATTATCTTCAGACGTAATTACTACTCTCtaaaacatttatttaaaactctaaatCTTTGATATGTTCTGCAGATCAACACCATGGTTGTTGAAAACCAAAGAACAAAAACATGTGGGGCACCATGGGGCCTGAACTCCCTCCACTCAGTCAAATACCAAGATTTGCAAAACCCACACGGGGAATGGAGTGGATAAAGGCCGTCCACTTGTCTCTTGGATTACCAATTCTATTTCAGGCAAAATTTTTGCATAAATCTTTCACGCCGGTGACATAATTAATCCCCCCGTCTTTCACGTTtcttatacttattttatgcTTGGGTTCTggctgtttctttttcttcatcagCTTTCCGTGTCATTTCGCAGGCAGCTTCAGTGATAGTACAATTGGCCCCACTGCAGCTACCGCTCCGCACCTCCATCCCCTCCCTTTTAATTGCATCCGTTCGTGAACAAGATTCAGCCCTTAATTGGTTGATTGCAcagctaattaattaactcaatcGTGATGGGGTTCGTGAAGTTCCTCAAGTTTCTGAAGCTCAAGGTGAGGTGCAAAAGAGTCGCCGACAGAGTTGCTTCTGTTGATCATGAGGAAGATGCGGGAGATGCTCGCAAGCAGATATGTAAGGGGATGCCGATGTTATTCTCTTGGGATGATATTGAGAGGTGCACCATGGATTTCTCTCTCGTCATTGGATATGGAGGCTTCAGCACTGTTTATCTTGCTCAGTTCCCGGATTCATCGTCGGCCGCCGTCAAGATTCAGTGCAGCAGCGAGCGTCTTAATGAAGCCTACAAGCAGGAACTGGAGATCCTGCTCCATGTCCACCACCCTAATATTGTCAAGCTGCTTGGTCATTGTGATGATCGAGGTATATAGATTTGTATATGTGTGTCATCAGGCCACCTTTCTTGGTTTGTCTGTTTTTATTGTCAACAGAAACCTGATTTCTTTTGATCGATTGCAGACGAAGGCGTACTGGTAATGGAGTATGTGCCGAATGGAAATTTGCAAGAGAAACTGCACGGCTCAAATACGCTTCTTCCATGGAAGAAACGCATGGCCATAGCATTCCAATTGGCTCAGGCCATAGAGTATCTCCACGACAAATGCGGCCTGCAAATTGTCCACGGAGACATCAAAGCTTCAAATATATTGCTGGACGAGCAGCTGAATTGCAAGCTATGCGATTTTGGGTCTGCAAAGATGGGATTTTCTTCGTTAGTACTACAGCCATCAAGTCCCACGGCGAGGAGAAATCGGATAATGATGCTGGGCTCTCCAGGCTACACGGATCCTCACTATTTGAGAACCGGGCTCGCCACCAAAAAGAATGATGTTTACAGCTTCGGTGTGATAGTCTTGGAACTTATAACTGGAATGGAAGCCTTTAACCCGTCGAGCGGGGAGAGACTGACAACTAAGGTTGAACTGCTACTGCGGAACTTGGAGAAAGTTGGGGAAATAGTGGATCCACGTCTCCGTGGGGATTTTGACTTGGAAGAAGCCAAAGCCATGGCATCCCTCTCG includes:
- the LOC105164395 gene encoding probable receptor-like protein kinase At1g33260 produces the protein MGFVKFLKFLKLKVRCKRVADRVASVDHEEDAGDARKQICKGMPMLFSWDDIERCTMDFSLVIGYGGFSTVYLAQFPDSSSAAVKIQCSSERLNEAYKQELEILLHVHHPNIVKLLGHCDDRDEGVLVMEYVPNGNLQEKLHGSNTLLPWKKRMAIAFQLAQAIEYLHDKCGLQIVHGDIKASNILLDEQLNCKLCDFGSAKMGFSSLVLQPSSPTARRNRIMMLGSPGYTDPHYLRTGLATKKNDVYSFGVIVLELITGMEAFNPSSGERLTTKVELLLRNLEKVGEIVDPRLRGDFDLEEAKAMASLSAMCLCDIPSLRPCASDILATMRNKIPSVC